Below is a genomic region from Leucoraja erinacea ecotype New England chromosome 31, Leri_hhj_1, whole genome shotgun sequence.
TCAAAACTCCATTGTCTCACCTTGCTTCTTCACGTTTCTGTTCTATCTCAGCATCTAGCTGCTGCCTCCGTAAGCGAGCTTCTTCTGCTTTGCGTTGTTGTTTGAGGAGAAAAGCAGCACGCTTTTTTGCCAACTCATCTTCTGCTTTCTGATCATCCTGCAGAGAAATGAGAAAAGAGCAGTGCATAGTTTAGCACATAAATGAGCAAACGTGTTCATCCTGAGTTTGAAATAACAGACTTGAAATAAAAGTTTCCACCaatcataattttattttttgctaTGAGATAAAATGGCTATTTAGCAATGGAAACCGAATTACACCAGGTAATAGAAgatgtatttttaaaatgtatattaAAACCTCAACTTGTATCATGTTAGACAGCGCGAGATCAGAAACCACCCGaccaatgggaattagaagattTCAGATCGGGGGGCAAACTGGAGTGGGTATAAATTACTTACGTAAAAAaaagttatacaggtgcacaaccttttatccgatagccttgggaccagacacttttcgtaattcagaatttgtcggtcttcggaatggaaatttttttgcgtagattttaatggctggctcagtggtagagtgttcggctcatatccgcaaggtcgcgagtttgcgcctcgatcccggcagttactcggtcgcgagcttgagtcttcaatgtggtttttttttgcagaataaatgtttgtatgaaatgcagtgtaggagaggtgtactgactgtgtgggcagaactttggaagtgattgcccaccagtctaaaaagccgctgtgtctccctgtccctgggatagcagggggcgatcaaacagcacaatacccccctccccctccaactccagaggaattcgctccccgatgggccgctacggcgacaagtggcagtttgcccacagcccgagctgcgccaccccaagaacaccttgcacaccatcagcttctgcccctacgttttcctctggagttggagcggggctgggctggagttgctgctggctgtgggtctctgagatctccgtgcttgcagtgggcctgggggtcgctgtcccgttggtcctgacgtctccggccacccccctggactggagctgagactgggaactgtaccgcccttgccccctccctctgcaactgcaaacaaccccactctcctgcaagggcggtacagttcccggaggatagcaggtggccggagacgtcaggaccaacaggaacccgctccccgatgggcccctacgacgccccgagctgcgccccgtcatccgcaacccaggttcctctgtagttggagcggggctgggctgggctgctgcaggctgtgggtctctgggatctccgtgcttgcggtgggcctggtggtcgacgtccaattggtcctgacgtctccggtgactgcactgacctgcagccatcgccgacttgaagacagtgcaaagcccccgcgccggtgcaatgagcggggagctggagaggggagggaaagggtcacacacatggccgggaagcagaggggtgtaggtggggtgaaactgaagggagcgacaatctgttgctgcctacactgtgtatcgtgtctaccgtgggaacttttaactcagcgggcagacagcagcatattgtcaattattaaccctcccgcgcaatataccctcaccttctcttttatggatggggatttagttcccctttcttcgaggaccgaccggaggttccgctgtcacctctgcgggccgccctcggtgaacgtcctgtctccctgtccctggaatagtagggggcgatcaaacagcacaatacccccctccccatccaactccagaggaatccgctccccgatgggccgctatggcgacaagtggcagctcgcccacagcccgagctgcgcgacccaagaacaagacgttattcttgcacaccatcagcttctgcccatacggggagcgtgttcttctggagttggaacggggctgggctggagttgctgatctgggatctccgtgcttgcagtgggcctgggggtcggtgttccgttggtcctgacgtctccggtgactggcactgtgctgctagcatcgcgacgtgaagacagtacaaagcccccgcgccggtgcaatgagcggggagctggagaggggagggaaggggtcacacacatggccgggaagcagaggggtgtaggtggggtgaaactgaagggagcgacaatctactgctgcctgcacgctgagttaaaaagttaccacgcaagactcacgatacactgtgtatcgtgagtctaccgtgggaactttttaacgcagctggcaggtagcagcatattgtcaattattaaccctcccgcgcaatataccctcatcttctcttttatgaatggggatttagttcccctttcttcgaggaccgaccggaggttccgctgtcacctctgcgggccgccctcggtgaacgttttcaaggacctttcttcaaggaccgaaaaaatgtcgctattcggaggttttcgttatttggatcgtcagataaaaggttgtgcacctgtagtttaaaaaatgtttttaaatcatctTTATGGTTTTTAATCTTTAAATTTAATATTTAGAATTACACATCTTAATAGTAATAGATTTTAAAATGCCTTCATGCCAAAGAAATGTAATATCTATTAAGCAAGATACAATTGGACGAATTAAATAGTAGCATTGCGACATGAATTCAGTTAGgtactggaggggggggggagatcaaatATAGTTCAGGATCTTGTTTAGTATTATTTGATgaagagggagtacagacaacAAAGTACCGTCACAAACGAGAGATTATTGGAGAATGGAAATTTCAAAACTGATCAAATGCACATTTGAAGGGTAAAGTATGAATGTGACAATAGAGAACTACAGATTGCAGTTGGCGAATAATATTTTAGTCTGTTTCAGTGTTAATATGCATTATACACAAAGTGTAATTATAAATAACAACTCTGGGCAACTGAGGGGAAATGGGAATGACGCAAATAAGTAATCCACTTCAGTTGGTCATGCTATGAAGTGCACAAACAAcctctatacaggtgcacaaccttttatccgaagttccaaataacgaaaagctccgaacagcggacatttttttcggtcctcgaagaaaggtccttgaagacgttcaccgagggcggcccgcagaggtgacagcggaacctccggtcggtcctcgaagaaaggggaactaaatccccattcataaaacagaatgtgagggtatattgcgcgggaggggttaataattgacaagctgctgctgcctgcccgctgagttaaaatgttcccacggtagactcacgatacacagtgtatcgtgagtcttgcgtgggaactttttaactcagcgtgcaggcagcagcagattgtttctcccttcagtttcaccccacctacatccctctgcttcccggccatgtgtgtgaccccttccctcccctctccagctccccgcccattgcaccggcgcgggggctttgcactgtcttcacgtcggcgatgccagcaggtcagtgccagtcaccggcgacgtcaggaccaacgggacaccgacccccaggcccactgcaagcacggagatcccagagacccacagccagcagcagcccagccccgttccaactccagaggaacacgctccccgtagggacagaagctggtggtgtgcaaggtacgtcttgttcttggggttgcggatgagggggcgcagctcgggctgtgacgtctccggcaacccccctgtacaggagctgagactgggaactgtggggttgtttgcagttgcagagggagggggcaagggcggtacagttcccagtctcagctcctgtccaggagggtggccggagacgtcaggaccaacgggacactgactgcaagcacggagatcccagagactcacagccagcagcaactctagcccagccccgttccaacttcagaggaacctgggttgcggatgagggggcgcagctcgggctgtgggcgaactgccacttgtcgctgtaacggcccatcggggagtgggttcctgttggtcccgacgtctccggccacccccctggacaggagctgagagacgtcaggaccaccagaagccgctccccgatgggccgctacggcgacaagtggcagttcgcccacggcccgagctgcgccccctcatcgggacaccgacccccaagcccactgcaagcatggagatcccagatcagcaactccagcccagccccgctccaacggAACACGCtcaccgtaggggcagaagctgatggtgtgcaaggtacgtcttgttctgggggtggcgcagctcgggctgtgggcaaactgccacttgtcgccgtagcggcccatcggggagcggattcctctggagttggagggacaggcagcaatcacttccaaaattctgcccacacagtcagtacacctctcctacacttgtctcccgcactaagatcatctcgcagagaatgatcccagcctaaccctccctattccctcctattctgcaagaaaaaactacattgaagactcaaacgcgcgatcgagtaactgccgggatcgaggcgcaaactcgcgaccttgcggatatgagccgcgcactctaccactgagccagccgttaaaatctacgctaaaaatcttccattccgaaagccgaaaaattccgaattacgaaaagtgtctggtcccaaggctttcggataaaaggttgcgtACCTGTATAAGGTATACGAGTCCATTCAAATTAATCTCTCCTCCACCACACTGTAGCACATACTTTTTAATGAAATCAGTTAATGACATCTGTAGCACTTTCAAATCTGATGTGATGCACGCAAAAGTCAAATTTTTTTGATTAGTACACCAACAAATCTACTAGATTTGCAGGTGATGAACACCTTTATAATAGCGCATAAGTATATGATATTGTGTGTGTACTTGTAAGAGAAAAGGACATTCGTATTTCATATCACTCCACCCAAGATGGCTTGAAAGAAAAACTAACAGAAAAAAATGATTCCAGTGAAAACCAATGTTTCAGAGACTACTAATTTAGATATTTGAATTTGACTAACCTTGAAAAAAAAGCCCAATCCAGACTTCTGATCTGATTCACAAATCACATGACTGGTGGAGATGCCTTGGCTTTCACATACTTCACCATCTGCAGGTGCCCTCAGTTCAGAAATATCTACTTCAATGAGGTTTGCCTTATTTTTGGAGTGTTCCTCAATAGGAATGTTCTCCTTCCCAGAACTGTCTGAAGAGTTAAGTGAAGTGTGTTCAGGCTTCTTTGGGGTGCTAATTACTGCCTCGGTGTTAATTTGCTCATAGAAATAGTTATAACTGTCTTTCTGAGATGTGGAGAGCACCAATGGTCGCAGGTGACTGTCCTCACAGTGCCTGTGACCATCCATATCCTTTGTCCTTTCAGAGGCGAGCTCAGCAGAACCGTTAGAAGTCCTGCCATCTAAAGCCCCTGCATTAATAGCAGCAGGATCAGTAATATCTTCAGTCTCAAATTTAAGTGGTTTACTACCTGAGAAAGGTCGCAAATGGGGAAGAGTATCTACACTGTGTGTTGGTGTAATAATACGAAAAGAGCCCTGTGCTTTAGTATCTCGAGAGACTTTTAGCTCAGTTGGCCTCCCTGCACGAGGGCTTTTTAGTTGCATGCTGCGTGGTTGCTTGCGCACAGTTTGCGTTGGACTACTGCCTGTTGGCGACAATGGTTCCATAATCTGTGCTGTTTGCTTGCTCTTCTGATCCTGCAGGTTGCGATTAATATTTGGTACCGGTGTTGTTGGCACTTGGTCCTTAAGCTTCATCAGGAGTTCCTGCTGCTGTGAAAGCTTATGCATTTCAAATTGAAGGTTGCTCAAAGTTTCATTAAGTTTTTCAATTGAACGGTTATATTCACTCGCATCGCCATCTGACATACCATCATCAAAACCACCATTAGAATTCACCCTGTTCTTGTCAACATCAAAGGCAACTTGGGAGGATTCCTTAAACCACCGCTGTCTAACAGCAGCAATGCTCTCTTGAATATCATCCTCAGTTATTTTCTCCTGTACTTCTTTTGCCCCTACTTCATCCAGTTGCTTCAAGTAATCTTCTTTGGCTTCTTGGTTTGGAAAACCTTCATCTGTTCTAGGAGGTTGAGAAACAAGAGCAATAGTTTCCTCATGACTTGGGCATTCCGCTTCTTTCATGAAGTGTTCAGGCTTAAGCGGTTGTGGAATCCCTTCATTCTTGCCCTTTTTAACAATATGCAAAAAAGCTGCTTTGCCCAATTTTAGACGTTGTCTGGCAGAGAGAGCTTCCATTTTCTTTTTCTGAGCTTCAATAATTCTTCTTTTCTCCTCAAGTTGCATGTGAAGTTGAACAAGTTCAGAGGCTAGTATCTGGGCACTGTCTTTGATCTGTCTACCAGGACTCTGTTCTCGTTTCTGCCTCCACGTCATCATGGGTATGGGGCAACATTCTGACCCATCGGGTGTAGTCTTTTGAGAGCTACTTGCACTAGACTTTGCCTCAGTGCTGTTGAGTCTTTGTAATTTACGTTCTGCAAAACTGGTCATTCTAATGCTGGCACTGGTCATGGATGTACTACTTGCTTGAGATATTGTACTCAAACAAGGGCTGGAACGTCCGCTGGCATCATCTTTGTCCTCGTGTTCTTTTACCTTCATATCGTGATGTAATTTTCTAGATTCCTCTTCTCCACTGTAACAATTTCCCACACGCTGCACCTCCTCTTCAGCAACTAGATCTTGTGCAGTCTCTTCCGTATCTAGCACCTCTGAATCAGAATCTTGGATATTCATTGTGTCCGTAGTGGTTGTATTATTCACTGATACATCATCAAATCTTTTTTCAGCATCTCCAGTATGAAGAAAAAAACCTCCAGGCTCTTCTTGCATTGAAGCCTCAACACTACTGCTTGCCAAAGGTCTAAAGTTACTCAAAGAAACTCCTGTTGCTTCATTGTGTCTTAAAGACTCTGTAAAGGTTGGATCAGCGACAAATGTAAAATCAGAACTGGTTATGGGAGTGAATGTCCTGTTAACATCTGCTTCACCATTGATATTCACTGTCGTTTTGTGTGTTGAAGGCAAATGTTCATCAGCTATTTTCTTTGCTGTCAAAGGTCGATATTTACGTTCTCCATATTCATCATGCTTATTAACAATTAAAAGATTTTCCTTGGCTGGTTTTAAAACAGCAGGCATTAAAGGTTCTAAGAAAAATCCACATGTTTGGTTTGCTGCTTCAAGGTCATGTTGCTGTTTTGTGGGGGACTTTGACAGCAATAATTGATTTGGGGCTTTTGATGAAACATTTTGTAACTCAGCACCACAATTATTAACCATTCCTTCATCTGACTTAATTATCGATACAAGTTCTTCATCGTCCTCATCTTCTATGTGCACATTTCTTAGCAAACCTTTCCCATTGCTTTCTGCGGGTGGCGAAAATAGCTGGGATTGATGCTTTGGGGTTACACCGACTATATTGGACGCAAGACTGTCTTTGCTGATAGACCTGGCCAAGCTGATGCTATCTCCAGAAGCAACGTCTACATCACTGTCCGTTGCAGAGTGAAGGGCAAATGGCGTTGGCTGAGACAAAGgtctggaaaaaaaaagaaacaggcaCAAGTCTTAAAGTGTACAATACATTTACTGTTAAATTGAACATATATTTGGCAATACAAACAAAAAATACGAGATACTTATACCAGGTAGCACCTGTAGAGACGGAaacaagagttaatgtttcaactcACTGACCTCATAGAAAATTAAGAAAACAAGTGTTTTAAGAACCACAAATGTTGGACCCTTTAAGAGAGGATGGTCAATGCTTATTAGCTATAGTTGACTTATCTGAAGGAGTGTAAATAAAGTGAGATGAataagggcagcagagagaaactGAGAAAAGTATCAGAGATAATGCTAGTATACTCAATATATTAAGTGgtacctgtggagagagaaagtgagTTATTGCTGGAGGATGACTTCAGTCTGGCCAGTAATATGAAACTGTTAAATATGGAGTCTCCAGAGTTGTAAGACGGaagatgaagtgctgttccttagTGCTTCTTCTTGCCTATCAGTTTAGTTATCCATCCCACTGAGATGACCTTTCGTGTTTGTCAATTTGGCAATATTAATAATGATCTACAATGAATTATGGAATTCAACAATAAATAGCAACTTTCAATATTATTATTACTAGTGAAGAGCAATCAATGTTTTTCTATACCATTAGTTATAGGCATAAGTTAAATCCATGGGAGGTGCTGTGTGCTAGAAAGGGAGCTAGTAGCCAAAAATAAAaacctgtggagaggatgtttccagtagtgggagagtcacaGACCCAAGGGCACATCCTCAcaataaaggatgtacctttagaatggagataaggaatttCTGTAGCCAGTGGGTGTGGAATCACAGCCTGAtgcgacagtggaggccaagacactggatatttttaaagcagatgttgttaggatcttgattagtaagggtgtcagaggttatgggagaaagcaggagaataggattgcgGAGGGAATAAATCACCCATGATCAAATGATGGAGCAGacacgatgggtcgaatggcctaattctgctcctatgtcttatgatataATGACCCATTTATCGCTTACTAGCAgcccgacccactgaattcctccagcaactcTCCTTTTTTCCCTCTGGAAAGGAAGATCCTGCTGACCACATGGTCTTCTAAACACATGGAACTCAGACCAATTACAGTATGTCACCACTACCAAAACAATATTAACTGAATTAGCTGCTTTCTACATGACTCAACTACTTGTTCAGCCATAAAATACATACAAAACAGAATACATAGGCCAATTTGCTCCTCAAACTACCCACGTCAAATCAATCTCCAGTGTGGAATAAGTCTTCATGTTGAAAGAGCTAATTCAAGAAAGGCTAATTCAAGACAGAATGCAACAAAGAGTGAGGATTGGGGGAGGACCGGCCTGCACAGCCAACAAAAACTTCAATTAACAATATAAGAATATTCATTATAAGATTATAGAATGACATGGGAGAGTGGTGACATTTTATTCGAAGCACCTAATTTTTCTTGAAGCAATTGATATTTCTGCACTATTGCGATCTTTACAATCACAAAAGTACCATGTAATTAGATGTTCTATCTGCAGAGACAAATAAAATAACATAAACAAGTAACATTAAGATATTGGGTTAAAATTAAGCATCAAGATATTCCACTACCTACCTTGGTTTTCTTTCTTGCCAAGCCAAAATTGAGCCTCTTGGCTGCCCATCAACTCGAGTAAGGGAATTTGAACGATGACGTGTATCTAAACAAACATAAAATGAATGTTAAAGAAATAAGAGCAGTGAAAGGCACCCTGAGGCTCATCTTCAAGATCACATCTTACTTAAACTTGACCACAACTCCTCTACTCCTCATAACCCTAATTTGCAGCCCAAAATTTTGCAGACCTCAGCTTTGAACATATTCAATTATTCAGTTTCCTAAGTTCtcaggggcagagaattccaaacaaCTTTCCAGTTCAACGTGCCTTTTTGAAAATAAATACTCTCAACACCTATTCTGTCAAATCCCTTCAAAAATATTGCATGTTTCagtcattcagtgtggaaacaggtccttcggcccaacatttctacactggccaacatgtcccagttacactagtcccacctggcccgcatttggtccatatccctcctaatctGTCCAATCTATGATCCGTGTTTCAATAGGATCACCTCTTATTCTCGTAAACTTGAACAAGTACACATCCAACCTACTCATTTTATCATTGCTAAAAATCCCTTCATCTCAGGAGTGCATGATTGCACCATTTTATGTGTACATATTGACCAATAACATACCTGAATGATaacaaacataaacatagaaattaggtgcaggagtaggccattcggcccttcgagcctgcaccgccattcaatatgatcatggctgatcatccaactcagtatcccgtacctgccttctctccataccccctgatccccttagccacaagggccacataaacCCAGGAGTCTCAACAGTGGGTCTCTTTGTATATCTAGTTTGTAATCAAATACCCTGGATGTTATATCTCAGGAAAATGTGCAACACTTGTGCATACACATACCAATCTCGCACGGTTGCGTACTGGAAGGGAGGATGTGTAAGAGAAAAGCACAAAAAAATGCAGCATTATTTATTATTCGTTGCTTGCATTGAGTTTTGAACAAGGACTAatggcaatgattttaaaagggtGGACCAAATTAAAACAGCAGCTACTACACCTTTTGAATCTTATGAATATGGTGTTGAATCAAATGAATTAATTCCAGTGTCAAATGCCACCACATTGTAACTGTAAAGGCAATAATGTCGGCATGATTTAAACTTGTCAAACAGTAAATATAGTATAAGTTATTTTCAttatttataataattttaaCCATCCTTTGAGTTGTGATTTTCTACTTTTCTGAGGTCTTTTAAAAACTTTATTTATGAGGAGCATCCAAATCAAAGGGTTTTCACATTTGATCCCAATTGTTTATGTCTCAAAGAAGATGAAAGCAGGATTGTTCGAATAGGTCTCGGGTTCCTAGATttttggggaatataaaaactgaaacAGGTGGTATTAACTCTGCTACTCAGCATTTCCTGATGTCAATGTGTTTAGGAGGACAAAGTGGGTTGATTGCTCATGACTGAATTGCTTTATTAAGGTTCATAGATCTACTGTCACATAGACCATATACCAGAGAATGACTGTTCATTCTGAAATATACTTGGCAAAGATCAAAACATTTGTAAGCAGGGACAATGGGTAAACACCAATGAAAACATAAAATTACAGTAAAGCAACATTCAATTAGACAATTTTGGAATCAGCAGCACGTTCTATATAATTTATCAAATCATATCTGCCTATCAATATCAAAAAAGTGCTTCTTCATCTATAGATGCGCCGGTTTTAAAGATGATCATGCTTTACTTTAGCATCCTAAATAATTTTAGGAATGTAATCTATTAATTTATGTACTAGGAACACCTTTGTTTCATCTTTTAGTTAAGGTAACCTGAGCACAACTACTCTTTCCTGCCTGTGGGCCCATAAACCTGACTCACATAGCCCAAAATCTCTCTGTTTCTTTGAACATATTCAATGATTTATCtttcactgctctttggcaaagagaATTCCTCCTTGAAAATAAACATCTCCATTCTAGCACCATCAAAAATGTAGTCAAGATGTAGTCAAGAACATTGGCATTTCACTATAATACACAAAAAGGAGCCTTAAGAtatcatagatagaaacatagaaattaggtgcaggagtaggccattcggccctttgagcctgcaccgccattcaatatgatcatggctgatcatccaactcagtatcccgtacctgccttctctccataccccctgatccccatagccacaagggccacatctaactccctcttaaatatagccaatgaactggcctcaactaccctctgtggcagagagttccagagattcaccactctctgtgtgaaaaaagttcttctcatctcagttttaaaggatttcccctttatccttaagtgttaagatgttaaaaatccagtggtgacgagcggggtgacgcctgtatggtcatgggtagtcgcccaaagagtcgtacctttttctggtcgccgctggattttcaaaatgttgaaaattttcagagaCCTGCTgccactatgacgggtgccagcagtatgtggtacaggccctttataaTCCAACTAGCTGACATTTAAAGCAATAATTTAAAGCAATTGTAGAATTAGCTGGTTGATATCACATTAAATAATCAGCTGGTCATCGAGGTTTTCCAATAGGATTTCTAATACCTTTTCCATGGCACTACCATCCCCACCCTCAAACAAAAAAAAGCAGTTCTAAAATTCTTCCATATATTTACTTGTACATTTTCCAGTTAATTTGCTTTGCAACCGTCTTACCTGGACTGTCTTCATTAGGCAAAGGAGATTTATGTTGCCTCTGTCTTAAAGGCAATAATGGGTGGGATGGACTGAAGGCAGGGCTTCCTTTGCTATAGATTAAAAAAAGTATTTTTATTTGACACAAGATGTAAACAGCTTAATTTAATGAAGGTGACTtggattttttatttttcaatacaTTGTAATTATACGtgctaatttaatttaaattccacaTATAATAAAAgtttaaatacatacacacacatacacaaaaataaataaaatgaacagAAGCAGTTTTTAGATAACACTGTAACCATGTTGCTCGAGTAGTGCCAAGGTGAAGAGGACAGAGACAGACTTACACAAACTCTTCAGGATGCAGGCAATACCTGGTTCCAATCTCTTGGCTAATCTGTGGTGCAGTTGTTGTCACATCACCTAAACCATTTGCTGGGCTGACCATAAAGCTACGTTTTGTTGCATTGGAAATTGGAAGAGGCG
It encodes:
- the camsap1b gene encoding calmodulin-regulated spectrin-associated protein 1-B isoform X2; amino-acid sequence: MVDVDFGGCGASGDGSSRRKMPEPLDSDCAEVVPLELYDSSRAKIAANLAWIFSKAYGIDNIPEDLRDAFYTDQYEQEHIKPPVIKLLLSSDLYCRVCILILKGDQVSALRGHQPVIQALSRKGIYVMESDDMPVSESDLTQSPIKMSAHMALIDALMMAYTVEMISIEKVVASVKRFSTFSASKELPYDLEDAMVFWINKVNLKMREITEKEFKLKQQVIESPSHQKSPSKWYWKLVPVRYRRDHPLNKQLPFFPLMEDLMRDACDGCSLLAIIHYYCPELMKLEDICLKEVTSIADSLYNIQLLIDFSNHYLNRSFYLTLEDMLYGPLVLKPNIMVFIAELFWWFEVVKPDFVQPREVQEIKDAKMLLQQKNSRPPLPISNATKRSFMVSPANGLGDVTTTAPQISQEIGTSKGSPAFSPSHPLLPLRQRQHKSPLPNEDSPDTRHRSNSLTRVDGQPRGSILAWQERKPRPLSQPTPFALHSATDSDVDVASGDSISLARSISKDSLASNIVGVTPKHQSQLFSPPAESNGKGLLRNVHIEDEDDEELVSIIKSDEGMVNNCGAELQNVSSKAPNQLLLSKSPTKQQHDLEAANQTCGFFLEPLMPAVLKPAKENLLIVNKHDEYGERKYRPLTAKKIADEHLPSTHKTTVNINGEADVNRTFTPITSSDFTFVADPTFTESLRHNEATGVSLSNFRPLASSSVEASMQEEPGGFFLHTGDAEKRFDDVSVNNTTTTDTMNIQDSDSEVLDTEETAQDLVAEEEVQRVGNCYSGEEESRKLHHDMKVKEHEDKDDASGRSSPCLSTISQASSTSMTSASIRMTSFAERKLQRLNSTEAKSSASSSQKTTPDGSECCPIPMMTWRQKREQSPGRQIKDSAQILASELVQLHMQLEEKRRIIEAQKKKMEALSARQRLKLGKAAFLHIVKKGKNEGIPQPLKPEHFMKEAECPSHEETIALVSQPPRTDEGFPNQEAKEDYLKQLDEVGAKEVQEKITEDDIQESIAAVRQRWFKESSQVAFDVDKNRVNSNGGFDDGMSDGDASEYNRSIEKLNETLSNLQFEMHKLSQQQELLMKLKDQVPTTPVPNINRNLQDQKSKQTAQIMEPLSPTGSSPTQTVRKQPRSMQLKSPRAGRPTELKVSRDTKAQGSFRIITPTHSVDTLPHLRPFSGSKPLKFETEDITDPAAINAGALDGRTSNGSAELASERTKDMDGHRHCEDSHLRPLVLSTSQKDSYNYFYEQINTEAVISTPKKPEHTSLNSSDSSGKENIPIEEHSKNKANLIEVDISELRAPADGEVCESQGISTSHVICESDQKSGLGFFFKDDQKAEDELAKKRAAFLLKQQRKAEEARLRRQQLDAEIEQKREEARRKAEEDRIRKEEEKARRELIKQEYLRRKQQQILEEQGLGKPKPKVKKQRPKSVHREESYSEPPSRYPSTPDNLSSTQFGSSLSLASAATTEAESVNSAGGSGSGGYSQRTDSMETFSVLSRNQSRSTERDWENASTASSIASVAEYTGPKLFKEPSSKSNKPIIHNAISHCCLAGKVNEPQKNSILEELEKCEANHYIILFRDAGCQFRAIYAYSPESEEIQKLTGTGPKSINKKMIDKLYKYSSDRKLFSLIPTKTMSVSVDAITIHNHLWQAKRSAVPKKQATGK